The Pseudobdellovibrionaceae bacterium genome segment CACCCGCCTGGAGGTGCTCGCGATCGCGCTGGCGCTCGGGGGGACGTTCCTGCTCGTCACGCACGGGGATCCTTCGCAACTGCAGATCTCGCAGCTGGGGCTTTTCTGGGGAATCGCGTCCGCCGTCGCGCTCGCGACCTACTCGATCCAACCGCTCACGCTCTTACGAACCTACAAGGCGTCGGTCGTCATCGGTCCGGCGATGCTCATCGGCGGCGCGCTCATCGCCCCCTTCAGCGGACTCACGCGACCGCCGGGCACCTGGGACGCGGGCACCGCCGTTTCGTTCGCGTTTATCGTGCTGTTCGGGACGCTCATCGCGTTCTACGCTTACCTGACGGCCGTCCGTATGATCGGCGCGACGAAAGCCAGCGTGCTCGCTTGCGCCGAGCCGCTTTCGGCCGTCATCACGGGCGTGTTGTGGCTCGGGACGCCCTTCGCCTTGACGGACTGGATCGGAACCGCTTTGATTCTCTTAACGATTGCCGTGCTGACCGCCGGCGACCGGAAGGAGAAAAGCGATGTCCCACGACCGCGTGATCCCGCTTCGCTGTGAATGCGGAAAATTCCAAGGCCAGGCCCAGCTTGACGGAACGAACGGCCGTTTCGTCTGTTACTGCGACGACTGCCAAGCCTACATGAAGTACATCGGACAAGAGAAACGCGTCCTGGACTCCGCCGGTGGCACCGAAATCACGCCCGTCATCCCCACGCGCATTCAGCTCGCCGGCGGTGCGCGCGAACTGCTCTCCTGCGTGCGTTTGACCGACCGGGGAATGTACCGCTGGTACACGAGCTGCTGCCGATCCCCCATCGGCAACGTTCACGGCGCGAAGATGCCTTACGTCGGCATGATCTCGACCATCTTCGCCTTCAAAGACGAAAACGATCGCCGCGAAGTCCTCGGCGAAATCCGCTCCCGCGTCATGGGGAAGTTCGCGCGCGGAACGCCACCCCCGGGCACGGCGGAGACGATGGACCTGGGAACGCTCTGGTGGGTCGCGAAATTCATGCTGCCCGCATTTCTGAAGCGGCAGCATAAGCCTCATCCATTTTTCCAGAACGCAACGCCCGTCGTGCCCCCGCGCGTTCTGACCCCCGAGGAAAATAAAGCGGCCCACGTCCACTAGAAAACGCGGAAGGAGAAGATCCCGATGAACATGACGGAAAAGGAACTCGACGACGAAAAAATGCGGAGTCCCATCGACGGGCTACGAATCACGTTCCGACGCCTACGCCTTCTGTTGAATCTGCGGGGCGATACCGACGAAAAGGGAACCGTCGAAAGCATTCGCGAAAACGTGGATTTCAAAAGCGCGAACGCCTGGACCCTCGTGTTCGCGATCTTCATCGCCTCGGTCGGTCTCGACACCAATTCCACGGCCGTGATCATCGGCGCGATGTTGATCTCGCCCCTGATGGGCCCCATCATCGGCATGGGCCTCGGACTCGGCGTCAACGATCCGGTTTTGGTTCGGCGCGCGGCCCGCAATCTGGCTTTCGCCGTCGGCATCAGTATCGTCACTTCGACGATTTATTTTCTGATCTCGCCCCTTTCCCTCGCGCAAAGTGAGCTGCTCGCGAGAACTCGCCCCACTTTCTTCGACGTCATGATCGCGTTTTTCGGCGGCGCCGCCGGCATCGTGGCCCAATCCCGACAGACCAAAGGCAACGCCATCCCCGGAGTCGCCATCGCGACGGCCCTGATGCCCCCACTCTGCACCGCGGGCTTCGGCATCGCCAGCGGACAGCTCGGTTACGTTTTGGGAGCCCTTTACCTGTTTCTGATCAACTCGGTCTTCATCTGTATCGCGACTTTTCTGTTCGTGCGCTATTTGAAATTCGCGAGGGTCAGCTACCAAAACCCCGTGCAACAAAAACGCATCCAGCGCTGGGTCGCGATCGTCGCCATCCTGGTCATTCTTCCGTCCCTTCTGCTCGCGTGGCAACTGCAACGCGAGACGATTTTCACGAATCGGGCCGCGCAGTTCATCGAACGCGAAATGAAATTCCCCCGCACGTTCGTCGTCGACCGCGAAATCGCCTACAACTGGACCAAACCCATCCTAAATGTCGGGTTGATCGGCGACACCCTGTCCCCCGCGCAAATTGATACTCTCAAGGCGAAGATGGGGAGCTATGACTTGCCGGCCGACGCCCTCACGCTCCGCCAATCTTCACTCGAAGAGGACGTCGAGCGCCGCCTGAACGAAAAGCTACGTTCCCAAGATACCGCCGCCCAGCAAGCGGAATCCAAGCTGTCGCAACTCGAAGTCCGGCTGCGCGCGCACGAACTCAATCGTGAGCTGGGCGGCAAGATCACGAGCGAAATCAAAGGCCTTTTCCCGCAGGTGGCCGAAATTTTGGTTTTGGGAGGCAGCCAAGAGGGCGAACGAAGGCTTTGGGTTCTCTGGCAAAAGCCTCCCGGGACGGAAGAACGAAAACGTTTCGACGATTTTCTGAAAGCCCGCACCGACGCGCCGAACGCCCTTGTCGAACATACCGTCGCGGTCGTCGATCCCCCACCTCCCGCCGCGCGCAAACGTCGTTCGAAATGAAGTCCGCACCGGTGAATCCACTCGAAGTCGAGGGCGGTTTCTGGGGCGCGCTGGATCGCACCCTGACCCGTCTGCGCGAACTCCTTCATCTGCGGGCGGACACCGACGAAGCCGGAACGATCGAGACCATCCGTCGCAATGCCACCTTTCACAGCGCGAACGCTTGGACGCTGGCTTGCGCGATCCTCATCGCCTGCATCGGCCTGGACACGAACAATACGATGGCGGTCTTCGGCGCGATGCTGATCTCTCCATTGATGGGGCCCGTCGTCGGAGTGGGGCTTGGCCTCGGGATCGAAGACTCCGCGCTCCTGAAGCGGGCCATCCGAAATTTGCTTTTCGCGGTCGGCATCGCCCTGACGGTCTCGCTCCTGTACTTTCTGATTTCCCCTCTCGCCATCGCCCGATCCGAGATTTTGTCCTATACGCGCCCGACCTTCTTTGACGTGCTGGTCGCGATCTTCGGTGGGGCCACCGGCATCGTCGCCCAATCGCGGCGCTCCAAAGGCACGTCCATCGCTGGCGTCGCCATGGCCACGGTCATGATGCCTCCACTTTGCACGACCGGCTTCGCCTTGGCGACCCTGCAGCCGGAGCTCGCGCTCGGCGCGTTTTATCTTTTTCTCATCAATTCGGTGTTTATCTGCCTTTCGACCTTCACTTTCGTCCGCTATTTGAAGTTCGAGCGCATCGGATCCCCGGACCAGGAGTTACGCCGATTGACCCGTAAACGGATGGCGATTCTGGCGTTGATCGTTATGACCCCTTCACTCGTCTTAGCTTGGCGTTTGCAACAAGAGACCCAGTTCATTGGCCGCGCGCGCGAATTCGTCAACAAGGACATTCGGTTCGCGCATAGCTTCGTGGTGGATCACGAAATCGTCTACCACTGGTACCGTCCGCGCATTTCGGTCACGCTGATCGGCGAACCTCTTCTCGCTGCGGAAACGGAAACCTTGCGCGCGCGGCTCGTCGCGCGCGGGTTGCCCGCGACGGCGTTGGAGCTTCACGAAACAGAGCTCGACACGACTTTGGAGAGACAGCTACAAGATCGTCTACGCTCCCGTGACGCCGCCGAGCGAATCCGCGAGACACGAATTTCCCAATTGGAATCACGATTGAGCCGCGAGGAAGAGCGGCGCTCGCTCGGAGAGAAAATTTCCGCCGAGATGAAAAACTTTTTCCCCGAGGTCTCGAAGGTCATCCTTCACGAAGACGCGACCCAAGGGATCTGGGTGATCTGGGAAAAATCCCCGGCATCCGCCGCGCGCGTAGGACTCGAATCCTACGCGCGGGCGCGCTCGGGATGGACGGATGCGCCCATTCAGCATGCCGAGCACACCCCTTAACTTCAGCCCAAGAACATCATCAGATCTTCGTTGAGTTGATTCTTGTGCGTGATGAAAAGCCCGTGAGGCGCGTCTTTGTACTCGACCAAACGCGCCTTGGGCAAAAGCTTCGCCGCCGCCCTCGCGGACGCGTCGATCGGGACCGTTTTATCCAGCGCGCCGTGAATGATCAGTGTCGGTACGGTGAACGCTTTCAAGTCCCCGCGAAAATCCGTTTTGCCGAATGCGGTCACGCAATCGAGCGTCGCTTTCGGGTTCGCCTGGTACGCCATGAACGCGGTCCACTGCAGAATTTCGTTCGAAACCGGCGAGCTCATCATTCCGACGCCGTAAAAATCCTTCGCGAAGCCCGCCAGAAAATGGGGGCGGTCCTCTTTGAGTCCACTTTGGATGTCATCAAAAACTTTGGCGTCGACCCCGTCCGGGTGATTCGGCGTCTTCAGCAGACCCGGCGTGACGGCGCTGACCAACGCGACCTTGCTGACTTTGTCCGCGCCGAAATTGCCAAGGTAACGCGCGATCTCGCCGCCACCCATCGAAAATCCGACGAGCGAAGCCTTGTCCACCTTGAGGTGGTCGATCAATTGGCGCAAGTCATCCGCGAACGTGTCGAAGTCGTAACCGCCCGTCGGCTGTGACGAGCGGCCGAAACCGCGCCGGTCATAAGCGATCACGCGATGACCGCGCGCCAGAAGCGCCGTCGTTTGGTACTCGAACATGTCCGCATTCAAGGGCCAGCCGTGAATCAGGATGACCGGTTGGCCACGGCCCTGGTCTTTGTAGTAGAGCGTGGTGCCGTCTTGCAGTTTGCATTTCATGGGGAAAACTCCTTACTCATAAAAAAACCCGGTCCCCGTCGGAACGAGAACCGGGTGGGATGTGGGCACTGACGTTCGGGGGTTAACGAACGCCGTGTGCGGGGCTGCGGTAGTCTTCGGGACCACCGCGAGTGACCTTGGGAACTTTCGAACTGAGCGCGTAACCGTAATACGCTCCAACCAGCGCAAATGCGGCGTGCGCCAGAATTTCGCCACCGAAAAGCGGCCAGTAGCCGAACAGCGTGTTCGTCGCGGGAATCAGACCCAAGACGGCCAGCGCCCCGAAAACGAAGAAGACGATCCGTGAGTACCGGATCGACGACGGCAACTCTGTCCCCTTCATTTGCGAAGCGACGATGCCGGCGATCCCGAACGTGATCAGCGCGATCTTATTGAAGACGTTCATCGGGAAAAATCCCAAGAACAAACCGTAGCTGGTCTCGTTCATGAGTGGCGGTAAACTTGCGTTAGAGCCGACCAATGCCGGAATCAACGCGACGGCGCCGATCACGAGCATCAAAATCCCACCGAACAATGCGAAACGTTGCGGATGCATAACTCCTCCTTGGTGTTGGATCACAACAAATGACGGGCCTTGCGGCCACGGTCGAGATTTGTGCAAGCCCAGCGCCAAAGGAAGAGTGTCAGGATCAGGCGAGATTCGGGGCGGAATTACCCCGAACGATCGGATTTCTCGGGTTTTTCGATGCGGCCGTCGGGGAACTTCGCGAAACGTTCGAAGCCCGTGCCGTGCACCATATCGTAACGCGGCCACGGCCAACCACCGAATTGGGTGCGCTGGTAGTCTTGGAAAGCCTGGACGATCTCTTCGCGCGAATTCATCACGAAAGGACCGTGCTGCACCATCGGCTCGCCGATGGGTTTCGCCTGAAGCAGCAGAAACTCGCTGCCTTCACTCGTGGACTCGATCGCGATCTCGCCGCCGTCCACGATCACGCCCGTGCGCGTGTTGACGTTGTCGCCCGCGATTTTCAGCCCTTCACCCTCGAAAACATAAAGCGTGCGGTTCACCGTGCCCCGCGCCGCCGGCAAGGTCAGGCGCGCATCTTTGCGCATTTTCACGAGCAGGATCGACACCTCATTGGCGGGGTCCGCGGCCCAACTGTCCGGCGGTGGCGCGAGCGGCGAAAGCCCTTCGAACGCGCCCGCGATCACGCGCACGTCCACGCCGTCTTTTTCGAGCTTCGGAATTTTCTCGGACCAGAACATCGCAAAATGTGGCGCCACCATTTTCGAGCGACGGGGCAGATTCAACCAGATCTGGAAAAGCTCCATCGTGTTGTCGCGCTCGGCACTCAAAAGCGGGAACATCTCAGAGTGCTGCACGCCCCCGCCCGCCGTCATCCACTGCACGTCACCTTCGCCGTAACGTCCGGCCGCGCCCAATGAATCCGCGTGGTCAACGTATCCGCGACGCACGATCGTGATCGTCTCAAACCCCCGATGCGGATGCACGGGGAAACCGGGAACGACTTCACCGTGGTACATCCGGAAGCCGTCTTTGCCTTCGAAATCTTGGCCCATGTCCCGACCCGCAAGTAACTTCGGGTCGGGGCCAAAGTTCTTCTCGCCTTTCGGGTAAAGGTCATTGTGGTGAACGCAAAACAGAAAGGGCTCTTGGGTGCGCCACTGAAAATCCAACGCGAACTTCTGTTTGATCTTGGCTGCTTGACTCATGTCGACCTCCACCGGAGTTGCGGATGCCCCCCAGAACTGACGCGCGGACTCCGATAGAGAGGCCCACGCTCCCAGTGCGCCGGCCCCGAAGAGTCCCGTCAGTCCCGTCACAAAATGTCGTCGCCGCAACTTCATATATCTATTGTATGCAGAATCGGGGCGCGCCTCAATGTGGATTCACGATCCCCTTCTCCCATTCTGGGAGAAAACCCGACCGCCTCGCCCTGAAAGGGCCGGGCACCCCCATTGCAAACCCGACTCGTCATGAAAACAAAAACAAGACCTACACCACGCACCCCGTCCCGAAAAAAGATCCGCTACGCCGTTGTCGGCCTGGGGCATATCGCCCAGACCGCGATGATCCCCGCCTTCAAACATGCCCGCAAAAACTCCGAACTGACGGCCCTCGTCTCGGAAGATCCGGCCAAATTGAAGTTCTGGGGACGGCGACTGAAGGTCAAAGCCCTTTACGAGATGGAGCGCTTCGAAGCCCTTTGCCAAAGTGGCGAGATCGACGCCGTCTACATCGCGACGCCGAACACGGATCACCTGCGCTTCATCGAGATCGCACTCAAACATCACATCCACGTCTTGACGGAAAAACCGATGGTCGCGACCGTCGAAGAAGCGCGACGACTTCGCCCGATCCTGGCCCGCAGCCGCGCGCAACTCATGGTGGCCTACCGGCTGCATTTCGATCGTCCGAATTTAACCGCCGCGCAAATCGCGAATTCCGGCAAGCTCGGCGATTTGCGGCTTTTCACCTCGACCTTCACGATGCAGGTGGAAGATCCCGAGAACATCCGCCTGCAAGCGGCGAAAGCCGGGGGACCTCTTTTCGATATCGGCATCTATTGCATCAACGCCGCCCGCTCGATTTTTCGCGACGAACCCCTTTCGGTTTTCGCGGTGAACGAATCCATCAAAGGCGACCTCCGTTTCCGTGACGTTCCCGAAATGGTCGCGGTCACGATGCGCTTTCCGAAAAATCGCGTCGCGACCTTCACCTGCAGTTTCGGCGCGGCGGCCCTCGCCCACTACGAGGTGGTCGGCACGAAAGGTTGGCTCTGCTTGGACTCCAGCTACGAATACGCCGAGGGCATGCAGCTGGAGGTCGGCATTGGCGACCGCACGACCCGCCGGGAATTTAAGAAGCGCGATCAGTTCGCGCCCGAACTCGTTTATTTCTCGGATTGCATTTTGAAACGCCGCCGGGTCGAGCCCTCTTTCGAAGAAGGGTACAACGACTTGTTGGTCATCGAGGCCTTGCTCAAGTCGGCCCGCACGGGTCGGCCCGTCGAATTGCGGGCGCGGACGAAAACCGCGCGACCGACCTTACGCCAAGAAATGCGTCGACCGCCGACGCCCAAACCCCGGCGCGAGAACATGATTCATATTACGACCCCCCATAACTGATTTGCGCGTGGGGGCTCAGCACGGCCCTTCCCATTCGGGGAAGGGCTTTTTTTTAGATGAGACAGACTGCGATCACCGCGGCGCCGATCGCGAAAGAAATCAAAGTCGTTTTGCGGTACGTGGGAACGGTGAACGCCAGCCACAGTCCCGAAAGCGTCACCAGAATCAACGACACCCCGAAGATCGACTCGTACCAACGCATGAGCGTGGGGCCATGACCTTTGTGCAATTCGATCATCCGTAGCAGAAGACTCGGATCGACCTTCGTGAAGACGATCTCTTCACCCGATGCCGACGCGGTATAGTAGAGCTTCGTCACGGGACGGAAGGTATAGTCCGAGCCGCGCCCGCGGATGTATTCGAAATCGTAGTCGACGCCCGCATCTTTGAACTTCTGGCGGAAGAAGGCCTCTTGCTCTTCTTTCCCCTCGGGCACGGGACCCGACGCGCGGAAGGCTTCGACTTTTTCATCGGAACCTTTGAAGCCCCAAATATAGAGGGTTCCGGTCAAAGGCATCATTAACATCAGCGGCAAAAAGAGGGCCGCGATGACCAAGTGAATTTGAATCATCAGTTTACGACTAGGCATGGCGCCCTCCGTAGCATTCAGAACCTCTTTACGCCACCCTCACCAAAAACCGGAAAGCCAATTGAGAAAGCCTACAAACTAAGCTGAAGAGAAGCCGCGATGACGTTCTCATCCGGCAGATCCAAATTTCCTGAGTCACGTTCGAAAGAACTCCTCCCCTGAAAGAGGGACCGGCCAAACGCCCGTCCGGCTTCGACTTCAAAGAAGGTCTGCGCGCCGAGATAAGCTTTCAAAGTCAAAAGCCCGCGCGCGCCCTCGACGAACAACCGATCTTCACGGCGGGGGCGATTCGCGATCATGTACACCTGCTGACCGTATTCAAGCTTCGCGTTCACCTGCAAAGGTCCCCAGAACAGATATCCCGCCTGCACGCGCGCCGCCGCCGGAAAAAGCAAAAACGCGGACGCGAAGGTTTTCGGCGTCGGCCGCGCCCACAACATCACGAACGGAAATCCCCACATCCCGCCGCGAGTTTTTTCTTCGTTGTGAAAGGTCGCCGCGAATCCCGGAAGCGGGACGTTGTTCAAAATCACGCGATTGTTCGAGTAGTTCAGAAACCAAATCCATTGGGTCGTTTCGGAAGTCTTCGAGCGGTGCGAAAGCGTCACGCCGAAGACACTGACGTCGCCGCCATCAAAGGGGCGATCGCTGGCGGACCCGTAGTTCGTATTGAGTCCCCAAACCGCGTTTTCATCTTGCCGGTAGCTCGCGTGCAAAGAGAACTCACGGTCTTCGAGCGAAGACGGCGCCGGGAAGGCCTGCCCCGTGGGCACGTCCTTGAAATCCAAGCGTCGTGATTTCCCCCCGAGTGCGAGCGTCAATCCCTCGGTCTGGTAAAACGGGACGTACAAAAAGCCCTCGTCGATCCGGAGGGCCGGATCTTCGGTGTGACCGTAGCCGAAGCGATAGTGCTGCTTTCCCGGCTCTCCCGCCTCGGCGAGGGAGTCTTGAGCCAAGGCGGAAAAAGACATGAGCGAACACATAAACGAAAACCAAAGGGCGCGAATGGGCATGCGCAGAAGTTAGTGAATTACGCGCGAGAACGGAAGATGCGAAGCGTGCCGCCATCGTGAATTTCGGGCGGAAACCAACGTTCGGGCGTCATGAACTTCTGAAACCAGGCTCCGGCGTCGGCATTGGTGACGACCCGCACGGGTTTGCGGCTGGCCACGGCGTGAATTCGACGCAGAACCCGTCGATATGTCTCTTCGTTGAAAGGGTCGTAAAGATAATAGACCGCGGCCGCGGGAATTTCGAAGTCCGGATCGCCCAAATCCTGACAGTGAAAACGAACATGCCCCAGTCCCGCCCGTTCACCGGAGTTCTGCGAGCATTCCACCCGGTGGCGCACGAACTCGTAACCGACGAATTGGAGGTCTTCGCGCAACAGTCCGCCTAAAATTCCCACGCGCCCATACCCCGACCCGAGATCGATCAAGGTTTCGCCCGGCCGCATGTCGAGTGCTTGCAACGCCACCATGGCGGTCGCGTAAGAGGTTTGCACCCCGGCACCCGAGTTTTCAAAAATCCGTTCCCGCGTTTCCGGAACGTTCTCCATCATCAGATCGCGCTCATATTGCAGTTGCAGAATGTCGTCCATCATGTCGAATGCCCGAAAGAGTCCCTCGGGCAAGACAATCTCCTCAAGCAGTGGACGCACGGCGGGCCAAACGGCGCCCGGCCCCAGCTCGGCCAGCCGCCGTGAACGCGAGTCCTCGATACGGACACGCTCGGGCCGCCACTCCCTTTCGAATTCGGAGAACGCCCACATCTCTTGCGCGGCCGCGCGCACGAACTTTCGATACTCCGGCTCGGGCATCCGCAGGCTTTCGCGCACGATCGCGTGGGCGTTTTCACGAAGAATTTTTCCCAGAGGTTTCAATCTCGAGACGGCGAAAGGCTCGAAGAGCGCCGGCAAATCGGCCAACGGACGCAGTTCGCGATTTCGGGACTGCGCCAGACTTTCCCAAAAAAGCTGGTCGTGACTTTCGGGCTGCGCGGTCAAAAGCCAGTGCTGTTCACCCAATCGCTCCGCGACCGTCCGTAAGTTCAAAAGACCGATGAACAAACGCCCCTTTTCGTCGGGTTCGAGCGTCGCCTCCGACGTCAAATCGGGGGCCAAGGACGTCCCATGCAAGGCGGACCCTAAGATTGAATTGAGTTGAGTCCGCTCGCGCCCCATGGCCCGAGGTTACATTTACGTTTTCGACGAAACAACGTGAATTCCCGCGTCAGGCCATGCGTTTGTCCGCGATTGATGTCAGACTTATCTTTTCATGAGCCAAGGAGACACCGATGATTTCTGGATACGTGGACTTCTACTACAACGTTCAAGACATGAAACGGGCGGTCACTTTCTACAAGGAAGCCCTCCAAATGGAAGTCTCACATACGCATGAGTTCTGGACCGAAATGCGCGTGGGAAATTTGCGTCTGGGCCTTCACTGGACGGAGGGCAGCAGCGTTCCGAAAACTCCGCGCAACGACCACGGACAAGAATGTGGCGGCACCCTGACTTTGCATTCAACCGATGTCCGCGGCGATCGGGACCGCATCCACAAATCCGGCGGTAAAATTCTGGGCGAGGCCGAACAGCCGTGGGGGCACATGCTGGTCTTCGAAGATCCGGACGGGAATGTTTTGAAGCTGATGAAGCCCGCGAACGCGTAACAAACTGAGACGGGGATCCCAAATCCCCGTCGAACTTCGGGACATCCGTGCAATTCTTTGGCGGCCGCAAGCGCCCCCCCTTTAAACTGAGAACTCGGATCGAGGGGGAATCGTGACACGGAAGCAACGCCGTTTCAGTGCGGGCATCGCCATTCTGGGCCTCGTTCTCTTTTTCCAAAACTGTGGTTCCAGCCAAAACTTCGATCTTGAACAAGCGACCCAAAGCTTAAGTGGCGTCGGCG includes the following:
- a CDS encoding DUF389 domain-containing protein, whose product is MNMTEKELDDEKMRSPIDGLRITFRRLRLLLNLRGDTDEKGTVESIRENVDFKSANAWTLVFAIFIASVGLDTNSTAVIIGAMLISPLMGPIIGMGLGLGVNDPVLVRRAARNLAFAVGISIVTSTIYFLISPLSLAQSELLARTRPTFFDVMIAFFGGAAGIVAQSRQTKGNAIPGVAIATALMPPLCTAGFGIASGQLGYVLGALYLFLINSVFICIATFLFVRYLKFARVSYQNPVQQKRIQRWVAIVAILVILPSLLLAWQLQRETIFTNRAAQFIEREMKFPRTFVVDREIAYNWTKPILNVGLIGDTLSPAQIDTLKAKMGSYDLPADALTLRQSSLEEDVERRLNEKLRSQDTAAQQAESKLSQLEVRLRAHELNRELGGKITSEIKGLFPQVAEILVLGGSQEGERRLWVLWQKPPGTEERKRFDDFLKARTDAPNALVEHTVAVVDPPPPAARKRRSK
- a CDS encoding DUF389 domain-containing protein, with the translated sequence MKSAPVNPLEVEGGFWGALDRTLTRLRELLHLRADTDEAGTIETIRRNATFHSANAWTLACAILIACIGLDTNNTMAVFGAMLISPLMGPVVGVGLGLGIEDSALLKRAIRNLLFAVGIALTVSLLYFLISPLAIARSEILSYTRPTFFDVLVAIFGGATGIVAQSRRSKGTSIAGVAMATVMMPPLCTTGFALATLQPELALGAFYLFLINSVFICLSTFTFVRYLKFERIGSPDQELRRLTRKRMAILALIVMTPSLVLAWRLQQETQFIGRAREFVNKDIRFAHSFVVDHEIVYHWYRPRISVTLIGEPLLAAETETLRARLVARGLPATALELHETELDTTLERQLQDRLRSRDAAERIRETRISQLESRLSREEERRSLGEKISAEMKNFFPEVSKVILHEDATQGIWVIWEKSPASAARVGLESYARARSGWTDAPIQHAEHTP
- a CDS encoding VOC family protein, producing MISGYVDFYYNVQDMKRAVTFYKEALQMEVSHTHEFWTEMRVGNLRLGLHWTEGSSVPKTPRNDHGQECGGTLTLHSTDVRGDRDRIHKSGGKILGEAEQPWGHMLVFEDPDGNVLKLMKPANA
- a CDS encoding EamA family transporter, whose product is MSNSSALLRGTLLTLLAASLWGVSGSFAQFLFEQRGIDPEWLVTARLLSAGLILSAIALWEAPAEVKRIFRDPRDFTRLFFFALFGMLAVQYTYFAAIHHSNAATATILQYLGPVFIAIYYSGIERRLPTRLEVLAIALALGGTFLLVTHGDPSQLQISQLGLFWGIASAVALATYSIQPLTLLRTYKASVVIGPAMLIGGALIAPFSGLTRPPGTWDAGTAVSFAFIVLFGTLIAFYAYLTAVRMIGATKASVLACAEPLSAVITGVLWLGTPFALTDWIGTALILLTIAVLTAGDRKEKSDVPRPRDPASL
- a CDS encoding DUF4383 domain-containing protein; amino-acid sequence: MHPQRFALFGGILMLVIGAVALIPALVGSNASLPPLMNETSYGLFLGFFPMNVFNKIALITFGIAGIVASQMKGTELPSSIRYSRIVFFVFGALAVLGLIPATNTLFGYWPLFGGEILAHAAFALVGAYYGYALSSKVPKVTRGGPEDYRSPAHGVR
- a CDS encoding pirin family protein, whose protein sequence is MSQAAKIKQKFALDFQWRTQEPFLFCVHHNDLYPKGEKNFGPDPKLLAGRDMGQDFEGKDGFRMYHGEVVPGFPVHPHRGFETITIVRRGYVDHADSLGAAGRYGEGDVQWMTAGGGVQHSEMFPLLSAERDNTMELFQIWLNLPRRSKMVAPHFAMFWSEKIPKLEKDGVDVRVIAGAFEGLSPLAPPPDSWAADPANEVSILLVKMRKDARLTLPAARGTVNRTLYVFEGEGLKIAGDNVNTRTGVIVDGGEIAIESTSEGSEFLLLQAKPIGEPMVQHGPFVMNSREEIVQAFQDYQRTQFGGWPWPRYDMVHGTGFERFAKFPDGRIEKPEKSDRSG
- a CDS encoding alpha/beta hydrolase; the encoded protein is MKCKLQDGTTLYYKDQGRGQPVILIHGWPLNADMFEYQTTALLARGHRVIAYDRRGFGRSSQPTGGYDFDTFADDLRQLIDHLKVDKASLVGFSMGGGEIARYLGNFGADKVSKVALVSAVTPGLLKTPNHPDGVDAKVFDDIQSGLKEDRPHFLAGFAKDFYGVGMMSSPVSNEILQWTAFMAYQANPKATLDCVTAFGKTDFRGDLKAFTVPTLIIHGALDKTVPIDASARAAAKLLPKARLVEYKDAPHGLFITHKNQLNEDLMMFLG
- a CDS encoding Gfo/Idh/MocA family oxidoreductase, whose product is MKTKTRPTPRTPSRKKIRYAVVGLGHIAQTAMIPAFKHARKNSELTALVSEDPAKLKFWGRRLKVKALYEMERFEALCQSGEIDAVYIATPNTDHLRFIEIALKHHIHVLTEKPMVATVEEARRLRPILARSRAQLMVAYRLHFDRPNLTAAQIANSGKLGDLRLFTSTFTMQVEDPENIRLQAAKAGGPLFDIGIYCINAARSIFRDEPLSVFAVNESIKGDLRFRDVPEMVAVTMRFPKNRVATFTCSFGAAALAHYEVVGTKGWLCLDSSYEYAEGMQLEVGIGDRTTRREFKKRDQFAPELVYFSDCILKRRRVEPSFEEGYNDLLVIEALLKSARTGRPVELRARTKTARPTLRQEMRRPPTPKPRRENMIHITTPHN